A DNA window from Spirochaetales bacterium contains the following coding sequences:
- a CDS encoding NUDIX domain-containing protein — translation MQINDLRWETIQFTERAALCFIVDNGRVLLIRKKKGLGAGKIDAPGGRLEAGETAIEAARRETEEEIGLVPEDVREKAELRFYFLSGYSLFCTVFFAYRWTGTMKETDEATPFWMLKEDIPYDNMWEDARLWLPPLLGGETLDGYFIYSKNEKLLDNMVVIRPGTETDTHRL, via the coding sequence ATGCAGATCAACGACCTCCGGTGGGAAACCATACAATTCACGGAACGCGCGGCACTCTGTTTTATCGTCGACAATGGCCGCGTCCTTCTTATCAGGAAAAAAAAAGGGTTGGGGGCGGGAAAAATCGATGCGCCGGGCGGGAGACTCGAGGCAGGAGAAACGGCGATTGAAGCTGCCCGGAGAGAGACCGAAGAGGAAATCGGACTGGTACCGGAGGACGTGCGGGAAAAGGCCGAACTCCGTTTTTATTTTCTCTCCGGTTATTCACTTTTCTGTACGGTATTTTTTGCCTATCGATGGACGGGTACCATGAAAGAGACCGACGAAGCGACTCCCTTCTGGATGTTGAAGGAGGATATCCCCTATGACAATATGTGGGAGGACGCCCGGCTCTGGCTTCCCCCGTTACTCGGCGGGGAAACACTCGACGGCTACTTCATTTACAGCAAGAATGAAAAACTGCTGGATAACATGGTGGTTATCCGTCCGGGTACGGAAACAGATACACACCGGCTATAG
- a CDS encoding PilZ domain-containing protein yields MMAGFNEKRIHKRSEFTSPVYYSDLLHAESRNISGGGVCLETDRKLPKDSLQYMVISLFPYMLMKETGTVVWNRKTERGTYIIGLRFTHINAYNSSVVNRFIKTNKRIKVKDCIEIRLADEESPR; encoded by the coding sequence ATGATGGCGGGATTTAATGAAAAAAGAATACACAAACGTTCCGAATTTACTTCTCCTGTTTATTATTCCGATTTACTGCACGCAGAATCACGAAATATCAGCGGAGGGGGGGTTTGTCTCGAGACGGACAGGAAACTGCCGAAGGATTCACTGCAATACATGGTTATTTCGCTTTTTCCGTATATGCTCATGAAGGAAACGGGTACCGTTGTTTGGAACCGGAAAACAGAGCGGGGAACCTATATCATCGGTCTTCGATTCACGCATATCAATGCATATAACAGTTCGGTCGTCAATCGGTTTATAAAAACAAACAAGCGGATCAAGGTAAAGGATTGCATTGAAATCCGTCTGGCGGATGAAGAATCCCCGCGATGA
- a CDS encoding tyrosine-protein kinase family protein: MEDNLNRLKQKSIAVSSGKGGVGKTTTAVNLAIYYAQKNYRVGLIDLDPLSDIAVALDLRESEYVVDSPDFDNTKPSLADYTQHVFSNLDLLFPSVKLGKADSRLLREKLYIEFIESLINTYDLLIFDMPAGIRSEDNLAFLPYMGTLVIVTNAEPSSHVSAGGYLKVVLAQENDISIFFWHNRFVQNPGANFNPEDVIGNYNRNTPKNEHISPESAVNIEHCAFIPEDRSMDLLKTNPSVTLNIQRSLLDIVELIKEERLKHFAASCKIPEKTYHIIKYFLFHRQKNDSLSGFINELGDYIGNVIKYRIANDKLFARKNRKIPSGKKIFTAEQRATLESLFKATTSDALRNRTLKIIDLLETSIKRHENEKRLFFIGNTTHRNRQIDIEIGKLLLTLNNQSSQLSTPINNAAGLLLFYFSLYKLFHSKTLLGLLNNFIPVRKTAKGSLVRDKHTQIKNLIEESVSYRERYFKLIRILFPVISKQVTTIVETFGLNSLYYRTSDGKINKQAYVKLFSHFLHDTVNSGLGIIVGFRFRPASIAFRKGAEKLIRKLPSPPVSSLKKAAS, encoded by the coding sequence ATGGAAGACAATCTCAATCGATTAAAACAAAAATCAATCGCCGTGAGTTCCGGAAAAGGTGGTGTCGGAAAAACCACGACCGCGGTGAATCTCGCTATTTACTATGCACAAAAGAATTACCGGGTCGGCTTGATCGATCTCGACCCGCTTTCGGATATCGCGGTGGCTCTTGATTTACGTGAATCGGAATATGTCGTCGACAGTCCGGATTTTGACAACACGAAACCCAGCCTCGCGGATTACACACAGCATGTTTTCAGTAATCTCGACCTTCTTTTTCCCTCCGTCAAGCTGGGGAAGGCGGACAGCCGGCTGTTACGGGAAAAACTCTATATCGAGTTCATCGAATCCCTAATCAATACCTATGATCTGCTTATTTTTGACATGCCCGCCGGGATAAGAAGTGAAGATAATCTCGCATTCCTTCCCTATATGGGCACTCTCGTGATCGTCACCAATGCAGAGCCGTCGTCGCATGTATCCGCCGGCGGATATCTCAAGGTTGTTCTCGCGCAGGAAAACGATATTTCCATTTTCTTCTGGCATAACCGGTTTGTCCAGAATCCGGGAGCGAATTTTAATCCGGAAGACGTTATCGGCAATTACAACCGGAACACCCCCAAAAACGAGCACATCTCGCCCGAGTCGGCTGTGAATATCGAACATTGCGCGTTCATCCCGGAAGACCGTTCGATGGACCTGTTAAAAACGAACCCTTCCGTTACATTGAATATTCAGCGCAGTCTGCTCGACATTGTCGAACTTATAAAGGAGGAACGGCTGAAACATTTCGCCGCTTCATGTAAAATTCCGGAAAAAACCTATCACATCATCAAATATTTCCTTTTTCACCGGCAAAAAAACGATTCGCTTTCCGGATTTATCAATGAACTCGGCGATTACATCGGTAATGTCATCAAATACAGAATAGCCAACGATAAACTCTTCGCTCGTAAAAACAGGAAAATACCCTCGGGTAAAAAAATCTTCACGGCGGAACAACGTGCGACCCTGGAGTCGTTATTCAAGGCCACAACTTCCGATGCCCTGCGCAACAGGACCCTGAAGATTATCGACCTTCTGGAAACATCGATAAAGCGGCATGAGAATGAAAAGCGCCTCTTTTTTATCGGAAATACGACGCACCGAAACAGACAGATCGATATAGAGATCGGCAAACTCCTTTTGACCCTCAATAACCAGAGTTCCCAGTTAAGCACCCCGATCAACAATGCCGCCGGTCTTCTTCTGTTTTATTTTTCCCTGTACAAACTGTTTCACTCGAAAACATTGCTAGGACTGCTCAATAATTTTATTCCCGTTCGCAAAACGGCGAAAGGAAGTCTCGTCAGGGACAAACATACCCAGATAAAAAATCTTATCGAAGAAAGCGTCTCCTACAGGGAGCGATATTTCAAGCTTATCAGGATACTCTTTCCGGTTATTTCCAAACAGGTGACAACGATTGTCGAGACATTCGGACTGAACAGTCTTTACTACCGAACTTCCGACGGTAAGATAAACAAACAGGCCTATGTCAAACTTTTCTCCCATTTTCTGCATGACACGGTCAACAGCGGTCTCGGGATTATCGTCGGTTTCAGGTTCAGACCCGCTTCCATCGCATTCAGAAAGGGAGCGGAAAAACTTATCCGAAAACTTCCGTCCCCTCCCGTTTCCTCGCTTAAAAAAGCGGCTTCCTGA
- a CDS encoding cellulase family glycosylhydrolase: MKKYIAIVVFIMTLIAASTLFSQEIEVLYRCAQPEEEINKIKPQFKILNKSDSSLALSDLTVRYWFTAEGYVESELSIDYAAVGSSNVSGSFTGEYLRIAFGSGAGSIPPGGDSGEIQLRIEKTSHGYYIQTDDYSFDPSFTDFSPHTKVTCYRNASLVWGNEPPAPTSPPPPPPSGDDWLSVSGNTIRDRNGNAVRLTGINWFGFETNPLGLGGLQSVNWMHGFNLISERGFNILRLPLSLEIVSDWKAGRDTKVQFVDGTINPRIDGISSLTLLDTIMEYCKTVGLKVMLDMHCLNNNVREALWYNGTYSLAALKSGWQWLAERYGDDDTVIAADIFNEPHGQSWVDVTGTAKWDGSNDSNNWRKAAGEIASSILSVNPNILIMVEGIECYPVEGAAYGSTDKYDYLCNWWGGNLRGVADYPVDLGSHRNKLVYSPHDYGPDIYVQPWFDHSFDINSLAEECWRPNWYFIVESNTAPILIGEWGGKLGGDNQRWLSALASFIDQNGLNHTFWCFNPDSHDTGGIVGEDWNTIDESKYNIVRQSLWRTGSGAFIGLDHEVILGTSGKNTNVGHSTGDTTPVPVVTTPPTSPPTSTPDPTAPPGGTAVPTPGFLMGDVNGDGTVNIVDALLAAQYYVGLEPAGFDISVADTNCDGTVNIVDALLIAQYYVGLVDGFCGE, from the coding sequence ATGAAAAAGTATATCGCCATCGTCGTTTTTATCATGACGTTGATCGCCGCAAGCACTCTTTTTTCACAGGAAATTGAAGTCCTCTACCGGTGCGCGCAACCCGAAGAGGAAATCAATAAAATCAAGCCGCAGTTTAAAATTCTCAATAAATCCGATTCGTCTCTGGCACTTTCGGACCTGACGGTACGGTACTGGTTTACTGCGGAAGGATATGTGGAATCCGAACTGAGTATCGATTACGCCGCCGTGGGCTCTTCAAATGTTTCCGGAAGTTTTACCGGCGAATATCTCCGGATAGCTTTCGGAAGCGGTGCCGGTTCGATTCCCCCCGGGGGCGACAGCGGTGAAATACAGCTTCGTATCGAAAAAACGAGTCACGGTTATTACATTCAGACAGATGATTATTCATTCGATCCCTCCTTTACCGATTTTTCCCCCCACACCAAAGTAACCTGTTACAGAAACGCCTCCCTCGTGTGGGGAAACGAACCGCCGGCACCGACCTCACCGCCGCCGCCGCCTCCTTCGGGTGACGATTGGCTTTCGGTCTCGGGAAACACGATCCGGGACAGAAACGGCAATGCGGTACGGCTTACCGGCATCAACTGGTTCGGTTTCGAGACCAATCCGCTCGGTCTCGGCGGCCTCCAGTCAGTCAACTGGATGCACGGATTCAACCTCATCAGCGAACGTGGATTCAATATTCTCAGGCTTCCCCTGAGTCTCGAGATCGTATCGGACTGGAAAGCCGGCCGGGACACGAAGGTACAGTTTGTCGACGGCACGATCAACCCAAGAATCGACGGTATTTCCAGTCTGACACTGCTCGATACCATCATGGAATATTGTAAAACCGTTGGTTTGAAAGTGATGCTCGACATGCATTGCCTGAACAATAATGTACGGGAAGCGCTCTGGTATAACGGTACGTATTCGCTTGCCGCGCTGAAATCCGGTTGGCAATGGCTTGCCGAGCGTTACGGCGATGACGATACCGTCATCGCCGCGGATATTTTCAACGAACCGCACGGCCAATCATGGGTCGATGTGACGGGAACCGCAAAATGGGACGGGTCGAACGATTCGAACAACTGGAGAAAGGCGGCCGGGGAGATCGCATCATCGATACTTTCCGTGAATCCGAACATCCTCATCATGGTGGAGGGTATCGAATGTTATCCGGTCGAGGGGGCAGCCTACGGATCGACAGACAAATACGATTACCTCTGCAACTGGTGGGGCGGAAATCTGCGGGGCGTTGCCGATTATCCGGTCGACCTCGGAAGCCATCGGAACAAGCTTGTCTATTCGCCCCATGACTACGGTCCTGATATTTATGTGCAGCCGTGGTTCGATCATTCCTTTGATATCAATTCACTCGCTGAGGAATGTTGGCGGCCGAACTGGTATTTTATCGTCGAATCGAATACCGCCCCTATTCTCATCGGCGAGTGGGGCGGCAAACTGGGCGGGGACAACCAGCGATGGCTTTCCGCCCTCGCATCGTTCATCGATCAGAACGGTCTCAATCATACCTTCTGGTGTTTCAATCCGGATTCCCACGATACCGGCGGTATCGTGGGGGAGGACTGGAATACGATCGACGAGTCGAAATACAACATCGTCAGACAGAGTCTCTGGCGGACGGGTTCGGGCGCGTTCATCGGGCTCGACCATGAAGTGATCCTGGGAACGAGCGGGAAAAACACGAATGTGGGGCATTCCACGGGCGATACGACACCGGTGCCCGTCGTCACTACTCCGCCGACCTCACCGCCCACTTCAACGCCGGACCCGACGGCACCCCCGGGTGGAACTGCCGTACCGACGCCCGGTTTTTTGATGGGGGACGTCAATGGTGACGGCACGGTCAATATTGTGGACGCACTTCTGGCAGCGCAGTATTATGTGGGACTCGAGCCCGCCGGCTTCGATATATCGGTCGCCGATACCAATTGTGACGGTACCGTCAATATCGTGGACGCGCTCCTCATCGCGCAGTATTACGTGGGGCTCGTCGACGGATTCTGCGGAGAATAG
- a CDS encoding 3-isopropylmalate dehydrogenase encodes MYKIAVIGGDGTGPEVAREGVKVLKRVGEKFSISFDFEEFDFGGERYLRTGETLPDSAIETLKSFHAIYLGAIGHPDVKPGILETGILLKLRFALDQYINLRPIKLYPNVETPLANKRPEDIDFIVVRENTEGLYCGVGGFLKKGTPDEVATQEMINTRKGVERCIRYAFELTKKRNRERKLTLCAKTNVLTYAHDLWWRAFNEVAKEYPDITPDYAHVDATTMWMVKNPEWFDVIVTTNMFGDIITDLGAMIQGGMGIAAGGNINPEGVSMFEPIGGSAPKYTGKNMINPLAAIFAAQMMLEVLGEEKAASAIENSAVKVIATMKSMAAGKMGFTTTEIGDKVAEGV; translated from the coding sequence ATGTATAAAATAGCAGTCATCGGAGGAGACGGAACAGGTCCCGAGGTAGCGAGAGAAGGTGTCAAGGTACTGAAGCGCGTGGGTGAAAAGTTCTCGATTTCTTTCGATTTCGAGGAGTTCGATTTCGGCGGAGAACGGTATCTGCGAACCGGTGAAACCCTCCCGGATTCGGCGATCGAAACACTCAAATCATTTCATGCGATTTATCTGGGCGCTATCGGTCATCCCGATGTGAAACCGGGAATACTGGAAACAGGGATTCTGTTAAAACTGAGATTCGCCCTCGATCAATATATCAACCTCAGACCTATCAAATTGTATCCGAATGTCGAGACGCCGCTTGCCAATAAACGGCCGGAAGACATCGATTTCATCGTCGTCAGGGAGAACACCGAAGGGCTGTATTGCGGTGTGGGCGGGTTCCTGAAAAAGGGCACCCCGGATGAAGTTGCGACACAGGAGATGATCAACACCCGCAAGGGGGTCGAACGGTGTATACGGTACGCTTTTGAATTGACAAAAAAAAGAAACAGGGAAAGGAAATTGACGCTGTGCGCGAAAACGAATGTCCTTACCTATGCCCATGATCTGTGGTGGAGAGCATTCAATGAAGTGGCAAAGGAATATCCCGATATAACACCGGACTATGCCCATGTCGATGCGACAACGATGTGGATGGTGAAAAATCCCGAATGGTTTGATGTGATCGTGACTACCAATATGTTCGGTGACATCATTACCGATCTTGGCGCCATGATTCAGGGCGGGATGGGTATCGCCGCGGGAGGAAACATCAATCCGGAAGGGGTATCGATGTTCGAACCCATCGGCGGTTCGGCACCCAAATATACGGGAAAGAACATGATCAATCCCCTTGCCGCAATATTCGCCGCGCAGATGATGCTCGAAGTGCTGGGTGAAGAAAAAGCCGCTTCCGCTATCGAAAACTCGGCCGTAAAGGTCATCGCCACGATGAAGAGTATGGCTGCCGGAAAAATGGGTTTTACGACAACGGAAATCGGCGACAAGGTCGCTGAAGGGGTTTAA
- a CDS encoding zf-TFIIB domain-containing protein — MECQVCGGKITPIDTEHIRIMQCAGCKGFWIKKGDLNNLIKHKAGDLEFSSIDHHMHQDTHGIMKCIYCPDSAMIKINFIEYSDIIMDYCPECGAFWIDRGEMEKMQEYVDTIEKSDKKKTIIETIMNTIFSLPKF; from the coding sequence ATGGAATGTCAAGTCTGCGGCGGAAAGATTACACCGATCGATACGGAGCACATCCGGATTATGCAATGCGCGGGCTGCAAAGGTTTCTGGATCAAAAAAGGAGACCTCAATAACCTTATCAAGCATAAGGCCGGAGATCTGGAGTTTTCTTCTATCGATCATCATATGCATCAAGATACCCACGGTATCATGAAGTGCATCTATTGTCCCGATAGTGCCATGATAAAGATCAATTTCATCGAATACTCCGATATCATCATGGATTACTGCCCCGAATGCGGCGCCTTCTGGATTGACAGGGGTGAAATGGAAAAAATGCAGGAATATGTCGATACCATAGAGAAATCGGATAAAAAGAAAACAATAATTGAGACAATCATGAACACGATTTTCTCACTGCCCAAATTTTAG
- a CDS encoding response regulator, whose translation MKKILVVDDIPKMRKVVKTTLAKKGYEVIEASDGIEAVDIIDRDNIDLVIMDVVMPQFGGISSLAGFKEIFKQTKVIFMTGKYREDSEEFRTLARDLGALHVLFKPFKKTELLSIVGEILA comes from the coding sequence ATGAAAAAAATTTTGGTTGTGGATGATATCCCGAAAATGAGAAAAGTAGTCAAAACAACCCTGGCGAAAAAAGGGTACGAAGTGATCGAGGCCTCCGACGGCATAGAAGCAGTCGATATTATCGATCGGGACAACATCGATCTCGTGATCATGGATGTTGTCATGCCTCAATTCGGCGGAATTTCATCCCTGGCCGGATTTAAAGAGATTTTCAAACAGACAAAAGTCATCTTCATGACGGGAAAATACAGGGAGGATTCGGAGGAATTCCGGACACTCGCCCGGGATCTCGGGGCGTTGCATGTGCTTTTCAAACCATTTAAAAAAACTGAGTTGCTGTCAATTGTCGGAGAGATACTGGCGTAG
- a CDS encoding amino acid permease: protein MASKPSDAGGRPAMTKQLGHVHVFSLASGAMISSGLFVLPAVIYGIAGPAIILGYIIAGILMIPAMLAKAELATAMPRSGGDYFFIHRSFGPLFGTFSGFADWFSLSLKSAFALVGIGIFLGPLFQGFSDTTIKAVAIGFTLLFTLLNILSVKGSGKFQVILVFGLLSILIVYIFLGMGHIDVLRYTPFLPNGWISLVTVTGMIFISFGGLTKIVSVAGEIKNPRHTIPEGMFTAFFVVILFYVLSVFVTVGLLDAESFGQTLIPLSRGAGVFAGNIGFIALTTAAMLAFITTGNAGILAASRNPFAMANDALLPSMLAKVSLRFKTPVVSLILTAALMTGVIAFLDIESLVKVASTMMLINFSFVNVAVILMRESKIVSYKPTFKTPLYPYINIAGIVLYFFLIAVIGVEMIVERGPLGGMVTFGITAGFFLLSLLWYLLYSKSRSKRDSALICVVERVTSKEIRTTRLTEELREILIERDRIIEDRFDRIIKNAVFADITEETDKDDLFSMLSEIFYEKFGISARKINTLFRKREKDSTTAVLPGLAIPHIIIDGEHKFDMVVVRSKPGIRFGSSIPLVNVVFALAGTRDERNFHLQALMAIAQIMQNKDFEHHWMKTRSTEDLRNLILVAQRVRKGEV from the coding sequence ATGGCGAGTAAACCGTCAGATGCCGGCGGACGGCCGGCAATGACAAAACAACTCGGTCATGTTCATGTTTTCAGTCTGGCAAGCGGGGCCATGATAAGTTCCGGTCTTTTTGTCCTTCCCGCGGTTATCTACGGTATCGCCGGTCCCGCCATTATTTTGGGCTATATTATCGCGGGTATTTTAATGATTCCCGCCATGCTTGCCAAAGCTGAACTGGCAACCGCCATGCCCCGTTCGGGCGGGGATTATTTTTTCATACACAGAAGTTTCGGTCCGCTTTTCGGTACGTTCTCCGGGTTTGCCGACTGGTTTTCTCTCAGTCTTAAAAGCGCATTCGCGCTGGTCGGTATCGGCATTTTTTTAGGCCCGCTTTTTCAGGGGTTTTCGGATACGACAATCAAGGCGGTCGCGATCGGTTTCACTCTTTTATTCACGCTGCTTAATATCCTTAGTGTGAAGGGAAGCGGCAAGTTCCAGGTGATCCTCGTGTTCGGTCTTCTTTCCATCCTTATCGTCTATATTTTCCTGGGAATGGGCCATATCGATGTTTTGCGTTATACGCCCTTCCTGCCGAACGGCTGGATATCGCTTGTTACGGTGACCGGTATGATCTTCATTTCATTCGGCGGATTGACGAAAATTGTATCCGTTGCAGGTGAAATCAAGAATCCCCGCCACACGATTCCCGAAGGGATGTTTACCGCTTTTTTTGTCGTCATACTGTTTTATGTGCTGAGTGTCTTCGTTACCGTCGGTCTTCTCGACGCCGAAAGTTTCGGGCAGACACTGATCCCGCTGTCCAGGGGAGCGGGGGTATTTGCCGGAAACATCGGTTTTATCGCCCTTACCACGGCCGCCATGCTCGCGTTTATAACGACCGGAAACGCCGGAATTCTTGCCGCATCCCGGAACCCTTTCGCGATGGCAAACGACGCTCTGCTTCCTTCGATGCTCGCGAAGGTCAGCCTCCGGTTCAAAACGCCGGTCGTCTCCCTTATCCTGACAGCCGCGCTGATGACGGGGGTTATCGCTTTTCTCGATATCGAGAGTCTCGTCAAGGTCGCATCAACGATGATGCTGATCAATTTTTCTTTTGTCAATGTGGCGGTTATTCTCATGAGGGAAAGTAAAATCGTTTCGTACAAACCGACGTTTAAAACGCCTTTGTATCCGTATATCAATATCGCGGGGATCGTTCTCTATTTTTTTCTTATCGCGGTAATCGGGGTGGAAATGATCGTTGAAAGAGGGCCCCTTGGTGGGATGGTCACGTTCGGTATCACCGCCGGTTTTTTCCTTCTTTCACTCCTCTGGTATCTTTTATATTCCAAGTCTCGCAGTAAGCGTGATTCCGCACTCATCTGCGTTGTCGAAAGGGTCACGTCAAAGGAAATCCGGACGACACGGCTGACGGAAGAACTCCGTGAGATCCTTATCGAACGCGACCGGATAATCGAAGACAGATTCGACAGGATCATAAAAAACGCTGTCTTCGCCGATATCACCGAAGAAACTGACAAAGACGATCTTTTTTCGATGCTTTCTGAAATATTTTACGAGAAATTCGGGATTTCCGCGCGAAAAATCAATACCCTTTTCAGGAAACGGGAAAAGGATTCGACAACAGCCGTTCTTCCGGGGCTGGCCATTCCCCATATCATCATCGACGGCGAACATAAATTCGATATGGTCGTTGTCCGCTCAAAGCCGGGCATCCGTTTCGGGTCTTCGATTCCCCTCGTGAATGTGGTTTTCGCGCTTGCGGGGACAAGGGATGAACGGAATTTTCATCTCCAGGCACTTATGGCGATCGCACAGATTATGCAGAACAAGGATTTCGAACATCACTGGATGAAGACCCGCAGCACGGAAGATCTGCGAAACCTCATTCTTGTCGCGCAGCGAGTGAGGAAGGGGGAGGTATAG